A single genomic interval of Streptomyces graminofaciens harbors:
- a CDS encoding helix-turn-helix transcriptional regulator translates to MPALDETATMLVGRAAELERFDSVIGRVGQDDAPAVIDVAGDAGMGKSRLLSELCARARQRGLTVLRGKATEYEQHTPFQAFTDAFVDVDPSFLASDTLPEAAAPVLYGAGGVQDAAQGTGNRDRFGLYRAVADVLTRLGERSGLAMVLDDLHWADPASLELLDHMIRHPVRGRVLLVLARRERQTPPRLDAALMRGVDSGAVLRTTLRPLPEQESIEALAPDLRPRDAKEIYEASEGNPLYLRCLLHAHRHGARRRGTLVRGHNDTVTGVPSGLASLLLEELTSLTVAQRHTIQAVAVLGDHATPAMVSLTTGTPTAAELDDCVGALARRDLLRMGSDGRWTLRHPLLRALVYEHTPAPRRAEIHRTAADELARTGASAAERAHHVERSLVEWDPASAAVLSEAAARFAHTAPATAAHLLDVVLRLMPDTPTYSRRRGELTLARARALGVGGSLRESRDLLYTLISGPGQDDASLRGDATALCAMMERHLGHSPEAIALLQRELVRTPGPEPRQAVSLGLALGMAALNTVSYPDVRDDIARTLAVARSHGDLMGEMAALALGALGEAYEGQAAAARRFTDAAAGLVDGLTDPTFTEASESLVWLAWAEALLERYADAERHADRGLDIARRSGQVHVLPHLLSAKAFVHLTTCRLPSALESAEEAESVARAIGSSDLLAFTLCFKALILLLHSPLGDTGALRTAQEAVAAAGGSRHWWASLARCVLGHTALVSGDPHRAQNAILTAGGPELLDLQPSIRPGQLETLVNTALAVGNTDQAARWAARALAEAERMGLRGQLGAALRAEAALAQHRGDTRAAARLFERAAQAYAPSGATLWEAYSMLLATPQAQAAGDAPRAAAMWERARRLADDGGARLLSDLAAVVRPQDVEASRRPTELDRLTEKPTRTEEPLRTPTELDQLTKREREITELVAQGLSNQAIATKLYISCRTVESHLSAIYRKTELPSRSALASLATRAALDRRSEPTPNHRSLERNDR, encoded by the coding sequence GTGCCGGCGTTGGACGAGACGGCAACGATGCTGGTCGGCAGGGCTGCCGAACTGGAACGATTCGACTCGGTGATCGGCCGAGTGGGGCAGGACGACGCTCCCGCCGTGATCGACGTCGCCGGAGACGCCGGCATGGGCAAGAGCCGACTGCTCAGCGAGCTCTGTGCGCGGGCGCGGCAGCGTGGGCTGACCGTGCTGCGCGGCAAGGCCACCGAATACGAGCAGCACACCCCGTTCCAGGCGTTCACCGACGCGTTTGTCGACGTCGATCCTTCCTTTCTCGCCTCGGACACCTTGCCCGAGGCTGCGGCACCGGTGCTGTACGGCGCCGGCGGAGTGCAGGACGCGGCACAGGGCACGGGCAACCGCGACCGCTTCGGCCTCTACCGAGCCGTCGCGGACGTACTGACCAGGCTCGGGGAGCGGAGCGGGCTGGCGATGGTGCTGGACGACCTGCACTGGGCGGATCCCGCGTCCCTGGAGCTGCTGGACCACATGATCCGACACCCTGTACGCGGGCGGGTGCTTCTGGTTCTGGCCCGCCGCGAACGGCAGACGCCGCCCCGCCTCGACGCCGCCCTCATGCGCGGCGTCGACAGCGGAGCCGTGCTGCGCACGACGCTGCGACCGCTGCCCGAACAGGAGTCGATCGAGGCACTGGCCCCGGATCTGCGACCGCGTGACGCCAAGGAGATCTACGAGGCCAGCGAGGGCAACCCGCTCTACCTCCGCTGCCTCCTGCACGCCCACCGGCACGGCGCACGGCGGCGCGGCACCCTCGTCCGGGGCCACAACGACACCGTGACCGGGGTGCCGAGCGGACTCGCCTCCCTACTCCTGGAGGAACTGACCTCGCTGACCGTGGCACAGCGCCATACCATCCAGGCGGTGGCGGTCCTCGGCGACCATGCCACGCCCGCCATGGTGAGCCTGACGACCGGGACCCCCACGGCGGCAGAACTCGACGACTGCGTCGGTGCGCTGGCGCGGCGCGATCTGCTGCGCATGGGATCCGACGGCCGCTGGACCCTGCGCCACCCGCTGCTGCGGGCGTTGGTCTACGAGCACACCCCCGCACCCCGCCGCGCCGAGATCCACCGCACCGCCGCGGACGAACTGGCCCGGACCGGCGCCTCCGCCGCCGAACGCGCCCACCACGTGGAGAGGTCGCTGGTGGAATGGGACCCCGCGTCGGCCGCCGTACTGAGCGAGGCGGCCGCCCGGTTCGCCCACACGGCACCCGCCACGGCCGCCCACCTGCTGGATGTCGTCCTCCGGCTCATGCCGGACACGCCCACATACTCCAGGCGGCGCGGCGAGCTGACACTGGCCCGCGCCAGAGCGCTCGGTGTGGGCGGCAGCCTGCGGGAGAGCCGTGATCTGCTATACACGCTGATCAGCGGGCCCGGGCAGGACGACGCATCGCTGCGCGGGGATGCGACAGCGCTGTGCGCCATGATGGAACGCCACCTCGGACACTCCCCGGAAGCGATCGCCCTGCTCCAGCGAGAACTGGTCCGCACTCCCGGTCCCGAGCCCCGCCAGGCGGTCTCCCTGGGACTCGCCCTGGGCATGGCCGCCCTGAACACCGTCTCCTACCCCGACGTACGAGACGACATCGCGAGAACGCTCGCTGTGGCCCGCTCCCACGGCGATCTCATGGGAGAGATGGCGGCCCTGGCGCTGGGGGCGCTGGGAGAGGCCTACGAAGGACAGGCCGCGGCGGCCCGCCGGTTCACCGATGCCGCCGCCGGGCTCGTGGACGGTCTGACCGATCCCACCTTCACGGAAGCGTCCGAGTCGCTGGTGTGGCTGGCCTGGGCGGAAGCCCTCCTCGAACGCTACGCCGACGCTGAACGCCACGCCGACCGCGGGCTGGACATCGCCCGCCGCAGCGGCCAGGTCCACGTCCTGCCCCACCTGCTGAGCGCCAAGGCCTTCGTACACCTCACCACCTGTCGGCTGCCGTCCGCCCTGGAGTCGGCCGAGGAGGCGGAATCCGTCGCACGAGCCATAGGCAGCAGCGATCTCCTGGCCTTCACGCTGTGCTTCAAGGCGCTGATCCTCCTCCTGCACAGCCCCCTGGGAGACACCGGAGCCCTGAGGACGGCGCAGGAGGCCGTGGCCGCGGCCGGCGGAAGCAGACACTGGTGGGCCTCGCTGGCCAGATGCGTGCTCGGCCACACGGCCCTCGTGAGCGGTGACCCGCACCGGGCACAGAACGCCATCCTGACAGCGGGCGGTCCCGAACTGCTGGACCTGCAGCCCTCGATCCGCCCCGGCCAGCTGGAAACCCTCGTCAACACCGCCCTCGCAGTCGGCAACACCGATCAGGCGGCGCGCTGGGCTGCACGGGCCCTCGCGGAGGCCGAACGGATGGGTCTGCGCGGTCAGCTGGGGGCGGCACTGCGCGCCGAAGCGGCGCTCGCCCAGCATCGGGGCGACACCCGCGCGGCCGCCCGCCTCTTCGAGCGCGCCGCGCAGGCGTACGCACCCTCCGGTGCGACGCTCTGGGAGGCGTACTCCATGCTCCTGGCTACTCCCCAGGCACAGGCCGCGGGCGACGCCCCGCGCGCCGCCGCGATGTGGGAGCGGGCCCGCCGTCTCGCCGACGACGGCGGCGCACGTCTGCTGTCCGACCTGGCCGCGGTCGTGCGGCCACAAGACGTGGAAGCCTCGCGTAGGCCGACGGAACTGGACCGACTCACCGAAAAACCAACACGCACGGAAGAACCCCTGCGCACACCGACAGAGCTCGACCAACTGACCAAACGGGAAAGGGAGATAACCGAACTCGTCGCGCAAGGGCTGAGCAACCAGGCCATCGCGACGAAGTTGTACATCAGCTGCCGCACGGTCGAGAGCCACCTGTCGGCCATCTACCGCAAGACCGAATTGCCTTCCCGTTCAGCACTGGCGAGCCTCGCGACACGCGCCGCCCTCGACCGACGGTCCGAACCAACCCCGAACCACCGCTCGTTGGAACGAAACGACCGCTGA
- a CDS encoding MFS transporter codes for MIVGDSNSLAFGRATVWIVSVGVFVVNLDLFIVNVAVPALSSSFDGTSLASLSWVLNAYAIIFAALLVVAGRLADRYGHRRGFLLGLALFTAASALCAVAPGAGWLIAARALQAAGAAALMPTSLALLLDNTPPERRPRAIRGWAAIGGVAAGLGPVAGGLLVEADWRWVFLVNVPVGLAGLVAGARLLPDPRPDREGPLPDLVGAALLTLGIGALALGLVKADAWGWSSPGVVGALAAVVVLGAAFWLRSARHAAPVVELPLLRIPAFTAATVAALLFTVAFAAMLLTSVLWCQQVWNYSAIQTGLAIAPGPLVVPVLAMTLGPVVQRFGAGRTAALGCLLFAGGLVWWVLALGRDPQYSTAFLPGMLITGIGVGFALPTLVGAAAAALPPHRFATGSAITTMARQTGSVLGVAVTVTLLGEPRTAHAVLTGFRHGWTAAAAAAGIAALAALALRRPAAATPQRSVGKPVAEPDNGTYGDGASGHAAGGSTTRRLRRF; via the coding sequence GTGATAGTTGGAGATTCAAACTCACTAGCTTTCGGGCGGGCCACCGTCTGGATCGTCTCGGTCGGCGTCTTCGTAGTGAACCTGGACCTGTTCATCGTAAATGTGGCGGTCCCCGCCCTCAGCAGCTCCTTCGACGGTACCTCGCTCGCCTCGCTGTCCTGGGTACTCAACGCCTACGCGATCATCTTCGCCGCGCTGCTCGTCGTGGCCGGCCGGCTCGCCGACCGGTACGGACACCGCCGCGGCTTCCTCCTCGGACTCGCGCTCTTCACCGCTGCCTCCGCACTCTGCGCCGTCGCCCCCGGTGCCGGCTGGCTGATCGCCGCCCGGGCGCTGCAGGCCGCCGGAGCCGCCGCCCTCATGCCGACATCGCTCGCGCTGCTGCTCGACAACACCCCGCCCGAACGCCGCCCCCGGGCCATCCGGGGATGGGCGGCCATCGGCGGTGTAGCGGCCGGTCTGGGGCCTGTGGCCGGTGGACTGCTCGTCGAGGCCGACTGGCGCTGGGTGTTCCTCGTCAATGTGCCGGTCGGCCTGGCCGGTCTGGTAGCCGGAGCGCGGCTGCTGCCCGACCCCCGCCCGGACCGCGAAGGACCGCTGCCGGACCTCGTGGGGGCTGCCCTGCTCACCCTCGGGATCGGCGCGCTGGCTCTCGGTCTGGTCAAGGCCGATGCCTGGGGCTGGAGTTCGCCCGGTGTCGTCGGCGCACTCGCCGCCGTGGTCGTTCTCGGCGCGGCCTTCTGGCTGCGGTCGGCGCGCCACGCCGCGCCGGTCGTCGAACTGCCTCTGCTGCGCATCCCTGCCTTCACCGCCGCCACCGTCGCGGCGCTGCTCTTCACCGTTGCCTTTGCCGCGATGCTGCTCACCTCCGTGCTGTGGTGCCAGCAGGTCTGGAACTACTCGGCGATCCAGACGGGCCTGGCGATCGCACCGGGACCGCTGGTCGTACCCGTGCTCGCCATGACCCTGGGACCGGTCGTGCAGCGATTTGGCGCGGGACGGACGGCCGCACTCGGTTGCCTGCTGTTCGCCGGAGGTCTCGTCTGGTGGGTTCTCGCACTCGGTAGGGATCCGCAGTACTCGACCGCGTTCCTCCCCGGCATGCTGATCACCGGCATCGGAGTGGGCTTCGCCCTGCCGACCCTGGTTGGCGCGGCCGCCGCAGCTCTCCCGCCGCACCGCTTCGCCACCGGGTCGGCCATCACCACGATGGCCCGCCAGACAGGTTCCGTACTGGGCGTCGCGGTCACAGTCACTCTCCTCGGTGAACCCCGCACCGCCCACGCTGTACTTACCGGGTTCCGTCACGGCTGGACAGCGGCTGCGGCGGCCGCCGGGATCGCAGCCTTGGCGGCGCTCGCTCTGCGCCGACCCGCAGCCGCTACGCCTCAGCGCTCAGTGGGAAAGCCGGTCGCGGAGCCCGATAACGGTACGTACGGCGATGGCGCCTCGGGCCACGCCGCCGGTGGATCTACGACCCGGCGGCTGAGGAGGTTTTGA
- a CDS encoding VOC family protein yields the protein MTLQLVQVNFKARDDSALGRFWAEVLGWGLSSEGPGVTNLEPVGFDWPDPSAVCIDLVRVPDPETVKYRVHIELATTSDAHQAELVARLKELGATPADVGPGDAPWTVMADPEGNVFSVLEPRELYRDTGPIAAVVVDCADPRTMARFWGEAIDWTVHELTDDRALLRSVKGVGPYLEFRRTPDDEVVWTRVHLDVMSDPVEDQAREVARLEGLGAIRADVGQGDVSWVVLADPAGNEFCVLGRG from the coding sequence ATGACGCTGCAACTTGTTCAGGTGAACTTCAAGGCCCGGGACGACTCGGCGCTCGGCCGGTTCTGGGCGGAGGTGCTCGGCTGGGGTCTTTCCAGCGAAGGGCCCGGCGTCACCAACCTGGAACCCGTGGGCTTCGACTGGCCGGACCCGTCCGCCGTCTGCATCGATCTCGTCCGCGTCCCGGACCCGGAGACGGTGAAGTACCGCGTGCACATCGAGCTCGCCACCACCTCCGACGCCCATCAGGCGGAGTTGGTCGCACGTCTGAAGGAGCTCGGGGCGACGCCCGCCGATGTGGGCCCGGGCGACGCGCCGTGGACGGTGATGGCCGACCCGGAAGGCAACGTGTTCAGCGTCCTGGAGCCCCGAGAGCTCTACCGGGACACCGGGCCGATAGCCGCCGTGGTTGTCGACTGCGCCGACCCAAGAACCATGGCCCGGTTCTGGGGCGAAGCAATCGACTGGACCGTCCACGAGCTGACCGACGACCGCGCCCTGCTGCGCTCCGTCAAGGGTGTCGGGCCGTACTTGGAGTTCCGCCGTACGCCCGACGACGAGGTCGTATGGACCCGCGTCCATCTCGACGTGATGTCCGACCCCGTCGAGGATCAGGCGAGGGAGGTCGCCCGGCTCGAGGGCCTCGGCGCGATACGGGCGGACGTGGGTCAGGGTGACGTCTCCTGGGTCGTCCTGGCCGACCCGGCGGGGAACGAGTTCTGCGTCCTCGGCCGGGGCTGA
- a CDS encoding isochorismatase family protein, which produces MSRGLIVVDVQNDFCEGGSIPVQGGARIATKIADLVEQTAGRDYQYIVATRDHHIDPGGHFSETPDFKDSFPVHCVAGNEGSEFHPHFAPAVTGGKVDAVFYKGAHSASKSGFEGADEEGTPLADWLRTHGVDDVDVVGIATDHCVRATALDAVKAGFRARVRLDYSVGVAPDTTAAAVDDFHQAGIAVSGEAPLPQ; this is translated from the coding sequence GTGAGCCGAGGCTTGATCGTCGTGGACGTGCAGAACGACTTCTGTGAAGGAGGCAGTATCCCCGTACAGGGCGGTGCGCGGATCGCTACCAAGATCGCCGACCTGGTGGAGCAGACCGCGGGCCGTGACTACCAGTACATCGTCGCCACCCGCGACCACCACATCGACCCGGGAGGTCACTTCTCCGAGACCCCGGACTTCAAGGACAGCTTCCCCGTCCACTGCGTGGCAGGAAACGAAGGCAGCGAATTCCACCCCCACTTCGCCCCCGCCGTCACCGGCGGAAAGGTCGACGCCGTCTTCTACAAAGGCGCCCACAGCGCATCCAAGAGCGGCTTCGAAGGAGCCGACGAAGAAGGAACCCCCCTCGCGGACTGGCTGCGCACCCACGGGGTCGACGACGTCGACGTGGTGGGCATCGCCACGGACCACTGCGTTCGTGCCACTGCGCTGGACGCGGTGAAGGCCGGCTTCCGCGCACGGGTACGCCTGGACTACTCCGTCGGAGTCGCACCCGACACGACAGCCGCAGCCGTGGACGACTTCCACCAGGCAGGTATCGCCGTATCCGGCGAGGCACCCCTACCGCAGTAG
- a CDS encoding SpoIIE family protein phosphatase, with protein MPQWHIPEGDGFPEGDGFPARQLVEGTLAPVVVLDARLRHLYVNPAWVKASGVPAAAFLGRTLGEVLPDLQRPDDVLFEVLADGQPREATISGTTEVPSPLGQRLWRAVYHRVDLPEGDVCLCGIGVEISNLRRYLDDLETAHQRLALLDAAATRVGTTLDIETTCQELVDLLAPSLVDMAAVGIVEEEFTSAPPPPPGFLRLRKVRGSAPPGMEWLLHQLGGPGPYVDVPRGVATRHCLDSGRLWLGNLASDELFQKVTVDPERTKLFRAAGIHSLLIAPLITTGRPVGVTLLGRAGASQPFNDDDLVTIQALADRAALSIESARRYSYEHTMALELQRALLSEPRTPHPAVEVAARYIPSGRSVLVGGDWYDSIPLTDSRTLLVMGDVMGHGFQAAVAMSQYRSLLRTIAASGTSVDKILGEFDRQVAQLGLDRLATCLLAIMDPRAGTCTAASAGHLPPAALRPDGSIEIVWLPAGPPIGTGLGGYESFTVRMDHGTTLLLYTDGLVERRGTDIDVSVQALESLSLSADGPLDDMLDTFLARLANGAYEDDVAILAARQRAENE; from the coding sequence ATGCCGCAGTGGCACATTCCGGAAGGTGATGGCTTTCCGGAAGGTGATGGCTTTCCGGCGCGTCAGCTTGTAGAGGGGACGCTGGCCCCCGTCGTCGTTCTCGACGCGCGGCTGCGCCATCTGTACGTCAACCCGGCATGGGTCAAGGCCAGTGGCGTGCCCGCCGCCGCGTTCCTGGGACGAACGCTCGGGGAAGTGCTGCCGGACCTCCAGCGCCCGGACGACGTCCTGTTCGAGGTACTCGCGGACGGGCAGCCCCGGGAGGCAACCATCTCAGGAACGACGGAAGTCCCCTCGCCGCTGGGGCAAAGGCTCTGGCGAGCGGTCTATCACCGGGTGGATCTGCCGGAAGGGGATGTGTGTCTGTGCGGGATCGGCGTGGAGATCAGTAACCTGCGCCGCTATCTGGACGACCTGGAGACCGCGCATCAGCGGCTTGCCCTGCTGGATGCCGCAGCCACGCGCGTCGGCACCACACTCGACATCGAAACCACGTGCCAGGAACTGGTCGACCTCTTGGCCCCCTCGCTGGTCGACATGGCCGCGGTGGGAATCGTCGAGGAGGAGTTCACCAGTGCTCCTCCGCCTCCTCCGGGCTTTCTGCGGCTGCGCAAGGTGAGGGGTTCAGCGCCCCCTGGAATGGAATGGCTGCTGCATCAGCTGGGCGGACCAGGACCGTACGTCGACGTTCCCCGGGGCGTCGCCACCCGGCATTGCTTGGACAGCGGGCGGCTCTGGCTGGGCAACCTGGCCTCGGACGAGCTGTTCCAGAAGGTGACCGTAGACCCCGAACGAACCAAACTCTTCCGTGCGGCCGGCATCCACTCGCTCCTCATCGCTCCCCTGATCACTACAGGCCGACCGGTCGGCGTCACCCTTCTGGGGCGGGCCGGAGCATCGCAGCCCTTCAACGACGACGACCTCGTGACGATCCAGGCGCTGGCCGACCGTGCCGCCCTCTCCATCGAAAGCGCGCGCCGTTACAGCTACGAACACACCATGGCGCTGGAACTCCAGCGGGCTCTGCTGTCCGAACCCAGAACCCCCCACCCCGCCGTGGAAGTGGCCGCCCGCTACATCCCCTCCGGCCGCAGCGTCCTCGTCGGTGGCGACTGGTACGACTCGATCCCCCTGACGGACTCCCGCACCTTGCTGGTCATGGGCGATGTGATGGGCCACGGCTTCCAGGCCGCTGTCGCCATGAGCCAGTACCGCTCCCTGCTACGCACCATTGCCGCTTCCGGCACGAGCGTCGACAAGATCCTCGGCGAGTTCGACCGCCAGGTGGCGCAGCTCGGCCTCGACCGCCTCGCCACCTGCCTTCTCGCGATCATGGATCCCCGAGCGGGCACCTGCACGGCGGCCAGCGCCGGGCACCTACCACCGGCCGCCCTACGACCAGACGGCAGCATCGAGATCGTGTGGCTCCCGGCCGGCCCGCCCATCGGCACCGGACTCGGAGGCTACGAATCGTTCACCGTACGAATGGACCACGGCACCACGCTGCTGCTCTACACCGACGGGCTGGTGGAACGCCGCGGTACTGACATCGACGTCTCGGTGCAAGCGCTTGAGTCGCTGAGCCTGTCAGCGGACGGCCCTCTGGACGACATGCTCGACACGTTCCTGGCCCGCCTCGCCAACGGTGCCTACGAGGACGACGTCGCGATCCTCGCCGCCCGCCAGCGCGCCGAGAATGAGTGA
- a CDS encoding transposase family protein, with translation MRLRSLAEVVDHLGATGKTGNIDGTKIRVRRPALGRRDRDKFISGKSKQNAVKTMVVTDEDGRVLFCSPTKPGSCADITHARQLGLVKPLLSRWTRSTCTRS, from the coding sequence GTGCGGCTGCGAAGCCTGGCCGAGGTCGTGGACCATCTCGGCGCGACCGGGAAGACCGGCAATATCGACGGCACCAAAATCCGGGTCCGCCGTCCGGCCCTCGGACGCAGAGACCGGGACAAGTTCATCTCCGGCAAGAGCAAGCAGAACGCCGTCAAGACCATGGTGGTCACAGACGAGGACGGCAGGGTGCTGTTCTGCAGCCCGACCAAGCCCGGCAGCTGCGCGGACATCACCCACGCCCGTCAGTTGGGGCTGGTCAAACCGTTACTCAGCCGGTGGACGCGAAGTACTTGCACGCGATCGTAA
- a CDS encoding MFS transporter, which yields MTGTTEALGGSAAVGNAARSVTRPFYVYAVLTNSLFQRGVFVIFLYQRGFSAAQVALLQTLLYLVSGLAELPTGVIADRIGRRASIVTGQMLIAGCLLGQVAFSNYWVFLALFIGQGVGMACVSGSDTALLYDLLVRRGATASYIKIKSRFTMLGTVTSGAAIVLGGQLQQISWGVVYVGSAACLVLAVVVLISRVPEIRGADAVDEQEGAEEEHGDVTAWRAMLRVATPALVTLVVVSGLMHATLTPYIIFTQKTLSDQGAGTALVSVVIAAGFIAGGLTPLLSDRADRRIGYRIIVPVSLLTLAAALGLSGLGLAWVTIAAFLALAGIPEITAVIVDNVFNEAVPSRHRASLLSMIAFVESALIGIGYLVLGALMDGMGSSVGMATYAAVPLLACLLWLPVLFRGARVATETEKPAGQKAS from the coding sequence ATGACCGGCACCACGGAGGCCCTTGGCGGGTCGGCTGCAGTCGGCAATGCAGCACGAAGTGTCACGCGCCCGTTCTACGTATACGCCGTGCTCACCAACTCGCTGTTCCAGCGCGGCGTATTCGTCATCTTCCTTTATCAGCGCGGCTTCTCCGCCGCGCAAGTGGCCCTGCTGCAGACACTGCTCTACCTGGTCAGCGGACTTGCTGAGTTGCCGACGGGAGTCATCGCCGACCGAATCGGCAGGCGTGCCAGCATCGTGACCGGCCAGATGCTGATAGCTGGATGTCTGCTCGGTCAGGTGGCGTTCTCCAACTACTGGGTGTTCCTGGCGCTGTTCATCGGGCAGGGTGTGGGCATGGCATGTGTGTCCGGTTCGGACACCGCCCTGCTGTACGACCTGCTCGTGCGTCGTGGTGCAACGGCCAGCTACATCAAGATCAAGTCCCGGTTCACCATGCTCGGGACGGTCACCTCGGGAGCCGCCATCGTCCTCGGCGGCCAACTGCAGCAGATTTCCTGGGGAGTCGTCTACGTCGGTTCGGCGGCGTGCCTCGTCCTGGCCGTGGTGGTGCTGATATCAAGGGTGCCCGAGATCCGCGGCGCGGACGCGGTGGACGAGCAGGAGGGAGCCGAGGAGGAGCACGGCGACGTCACAGCATGGCGGGCGATGCTTCGGGTCGCCACACCGGCGCTCGTGACGCTTGTCGTGGTGTCCGGATTGATGCATGCGACTTTGACGCCGTACATCATTTTTACTCAGAAGACCCTCTCCGATCAGGGAGCGGGCACCGCATTGGTCAGCGTGGTCATAGCGGCGGGATTCATCGCCGGCGGGCTCACTCCGCTGCTGTCGGACCGCGCGGACCGGCGCATCGGGTATCGGATCATAGTCCCGGTGTCTCTCCTGACGCTCGCCGCGGCACTCGGCCTGAGCGGCCTCGGCCTTGCCTGGGTCACCATCGCCGCGTTCCTGGCCCTGGCCGGGATTCCCGAGATCACCGCCGTGATCGTGGACAACGTGTTCAACGAGGCCGTGCCGTCGCGCCACCGGGCGAGCCTGCTGTCGATGATCGCATTCGTGGAGTCGGCGCTCATCGGCATCGGCTATCTCGTCCTCGGCGCGCTCATGGACGGGATGGGCTCCAGTGTGGGCATGGCAACCTACGCCGCAGTCCCCCTGCTGGCATGTCTCCTGTGGCTCCCGGTGCTCTTCCGAGGGGCACGGGTGGCCACCGAGACCGAGAAGCCCGCCGGCCAAAAGGCATCCTGA
- a CDS encoding TetR/AcrR family transcriptional regulator, which translates to MNNAAPAPARTRGRPRGNPPTRGSIVSAARALFLERGYRGTTLRAVAGAAGVDPALIAYHFGSKKGLFADVMQFQCANALAVDEVLGGDPATLPDRLIDAVTDLWEDADFLQLTTQSEEAAEVIREYLERELMARLVEFLGGRDATARATAVVTILGGLIYTRYLNPLPTLAALTPSETRRILTPALRAALTPRPRTAATTSAGRQGSPFSGGGAVRP; encoded by the coding sequence ATGAATAACGCCGCCCCTGCCCCCGCCCGCACCCGAGGCCGCCCCCGCGGCAACCCGCCGACCCGCGGGTCGATCGTCTCAGCGGCCCGGGCGCTGTTCCTGGAGCGCGGCTATCGGGGCACCACTCTGCGCGCGGTGGCCGGAGCCGCAGGGGTCGACCCGGCGCTGATCGCGTACCACTTCGGCTCGAAGAAGGGCCTGTTCGCGGACGTGATGCAGTTCCAGTGCGCCAATGCGCTGGCGGTGGACGAAGTCCTCGGCGGTGACCCGGCCACCCTCCCCGACCGCCTGATCGACGCGGTGACGGACCTGTGGGAGGACGCCGACTTCCTACAGCTCACCACCCAGAGCGAGGAGGCTGCCGAGGTGATCCGCGAATACCTGGAACGCGAGCTGATGGCCCGGCTTGTTGAATTTCTCGGCGGCCGGGACGCAACCGCCCGCGCCACGGCCGTGGTGACGATCCTCGGCGGCCTCATCTACACCCGCTACCTCAACCCGCTCCCGACCCTAGCCGCCCTCACCCCGTCCGAGACCCGCCGCATCCTCACCCCGGCGCTGCGCGCGGCACTGACCCCGAGGCCGCGCACCGCGGCAACCACCAGCGCGGGCCGTCAGGGCTCGCCATTCTCCGGTGGAGGCGCCGTCCGGCCTTGA
- a CDS encoding NAD(P)-dependent oxidoreductase, which yields MRIAVFGANGPTGRHLTDQALAADHEVVAVTRRPSSLPTRPGLAVAVADATDPADVDAAIEGTDAVLSALGARFSKETITTYSASATAITGAMARHGIKRLLAVSSSIADPNWRPTGAHFFNHVLDPLVNRRLGRTLHEDMRRMEAVIRQTDLDWTFVRPSGLFEHPVVTDYHTAETSADGVFTARADLAASMLRELEERRYVRTAMGVITTAVKPNIAKLIWNEGVKKK from the coding sequence ATGCGTATCGCAGTCTTCGGTGCCAATGGACCCACCGGCCGCCACCTCACCGACCAAGCCCTCGCTGCCGACCACGAGGTCGTCGCCGTGACCCGCCGCCCCAGCTCCCTCCCCACGCGGCCCGGCCTCGCTGTGGCCGTCGCCGACGCCACCGACCCGGCGGATGTCGACGCCGCGATCGAGGGGACGGACGCCGTCCTCTCCGCATTGGGCGCGCGCTTCAGCAAGGAGACCATCACCACGTACTCGGCGAGCGCCACGGCCATCACCGGGGCCATGGCCCGCCACGGCATCAAGCGGTTGCTCGCCGTAAGCTCCAGCATCGCCGACCCGAACTGGCGTCCCACGGGCGCGCACTTCTTCAATCATGTGCTCGACCCGCTGGTGAACCGACGCCTCGGCCGCACCCTCCACGAGGACATGCGCCGCATGGAGGCCGTGATCCGTCAGACGGACCTCGACTGGACCTTCGTCCGGCCCTCAGGCCTCTTCGAGCACCCCGTCGTCACGGACTACCACACCGCCGAGACCAGCGCCGACGGCGTCTTCACCGCCCGTGCCGACCTCGCCGCGAGCATGCTGCGCGAGCTGGAGGAGCGGCGGTACGTCCGTACGGCCATGGGTGTCATCACCACGGCCGTGAAGCCGAACATCGCCAAGCTGATCTGGAACGAGGGCGTGAAGAAGAAGTGA